A single window of Streptomyces sudanensis DNA harbors:
- a CDS encoding FUSC family protein yields MRKIFVAPDPGRLRLRNATRAVLGVGLAVTATELAGLSLTASITGGLAALLALFTVADGTVRAQRTTTALLPAAGFPVLALATALHDLPLARDAAFLAVVFCGVYARRWGPRGHALGIFAFMQFFVVQFLHAAPAQLPELYLATGVSLAAAGAVRFVLWPIERRNPPAAPPAPLPGRGLARPTTRQAFQTTVACAFALAVGQALSEERWYWAVGTTWWIFVNTTSRGEALVRGFRRVLGTAVGILAGLAVALPLHGAPAPTAVLVAVCVFGIFYTAPVSYSWMMLAVTLMAGLLYGLLGVLTPGLLLLRAAETGVGALFAALAVTFVLPVTTHATNDAWIQRALLAVRRCTAETAERLAGSPTADPAPHAAELEVLLGRVRLALAPLVHPLSPLRERKARARRVLALLDDCAREVRGLAAVAADPDASHDARLAAACWRVEAAVEALLEGRGREAAPVPAAAGEPEAPPAVPVLAHLRGLERLLAELDGPLRTAPRSPLVRS; encoded by the coding sequence ATGAGGAAGATCTTCGTGGCCCCGGACCCGGGGCGCCTGAGGCTGAGGAACGCGACCCGGGCCGTCCTCGGCGTCGGGCTCGCCGTCACGGCCACCGAACTGGCCGGCCTGTCGCTGACCGCGTCCATCACCGGCGGACTCGCCGCACTGCTCGCCCTGTTCACCGTCGCCGACGGCACCGTCCGCGCCCAGCGGACCACCACCGCGCTGCTGCCCGCCGCCGGGTTCCCCGTCCTGGCCCTCGCCACCGCCCTGCACGACCTGCCCCTCGCCCGGGACGCGGCCTTCCTCGCCGTGGTGTTCTGCGGCGTCTACGCCCGGCGCTGGGGACCGCGCGGCCACGCGCTCGGCATCTTCGCGTTCATGCAGTTCTTCGTGGTGCAGTTCCTCCACGCCGCCCCGGCGCAACTGCCCGAGCTGTACCTCGCCACGGGCGTCTCCCTGGCCGCGGCGGGCGCCGTGCGGTTCGTCCTGTGGCCGATCGAGCGCCGGAACCCGCCGGCCGCCCCGCCCGCGCCGCTGCCCGGCCGCGGGCTGGCCCGGCCGACCACCCGCCAGGCGTTCCAGACCACCGTCGCCTGCGCCTTCGCCCTGGCCGTGGGCCAGGCCCTCTCCGAGGAGCGGTGGTACTGGGCGGTGGGGACCACCTGGTGGATCTTCGTCAACACCACCTCGCGCGGCGAGGCCCTGGTACGGGGCTTCCGGCGCGTCCTGGGCACCGCCGTCGGCATCCTCGCCGGACTGGCCGTGGCCCTCCCGCTGCACGGCGCCCCCGCCCCGACCGCGGTCCTCGTCGCCGTGTGCGTCTTCGGCATCTTCTACACGGCCCCCGTCTCGTACAGCTGGATGATGCTCGCCGTGACGCTGATGGCCGGGCTCCTGTACGGCCTGCTCGGCGTGCTCACCCCGGGCCTGCTCCTCCTGCGGGCCGCCGAGACCGGGGTCGGCGCGCTGTTCGCGGCGCTCGCCGTGACCTTCGTCCTGCCGGTCACCACGCACGCCACCAACGACGCCTGGATCCAGCGCGCGCTGCTCGCCGTGCGCCGCTGCACCGCCGAGACCGCCGAACGGCTCGCCGGCTCGCCCACCGCCGACCCCGCCCCGCACGCCGCCGAGCTGGAGGTGCTGCTGGGGCGCGTACGGCTCGCCCTGGCGCCCCTCGTCCATCCGCTGAGCCCGCTGCGCGAACGCAAGGCCCGCGCCCGCCGGGTCCTCGCCCTGCTCGACGACTGCGCGCGGGAGGTGCGGGGGCTGGCCGCGGTGGCCGCCGACCCCGACGCCAGCCACGACGCCCGGCTCGCCGCGGCCTGCTGGCGGGTCGAGGCCGCCGTGGAGGCCCTGCTCGAAGGACGGGGCCGGGAGGCCGCCCCGGTGCCGGCCGCCGCCGGGGAGCCGGAGGCGCCCCCGGCCGTCCCGGTCCTGGCGCACCTGCGCGGCCTGGAGCGGCTGCTCGCCGAACTCGACGGGCCGCTGCGCACGGCACCCCGCTCCCCGCTGGTGCGCTCCTGA
- a CDS encoding sirohydrochlorin chelatase codes for MSSPTGPAGLPVRMPRPRQPGRHRRPDPLAAPEGAPALVLAVPGTPSAAARGLAEELVSIARSELPGLEAAVGFLDGDDAEYVSLTGVLRRASVLRTDRYELARAAGREVAEPQGPAAVVVPLLVGPDAVLTDRIRQAVADSGVPAELTGVLGPHPLLAEALHVRLSEAGLARADRARLFTVATAADGIVLATTGGTEAVQAAGITGMLLAARLAVPVMAAALDEEGSVAAVAEQLRGSGSTQLAVAPYLVGPELSAGMLDDAAQAAGCPVAEPLGAYPAIGRLALSGYMTLLGISPRAQQEAPAH; via the coding sequence ATGAGCTCCCCCACTGGGCCCGCTGGCCTGCCTGTACGAATGCCACGCCCCCGCCAGCCCGGGCGGCACCGCCGCCCCGACCCGCTGGCGGCTCCCGAGGGCGCGCCCGCACTCGTCCTCGCCGTCCCCGGCACGCCCTCCGCCGCCGCGCGCGGCCTGGCGGAGGAACTCGTGAGCATCGCGCGCTCCGAGCTGCCGGGCCTGGAGGCCGCGGTCGGCTTCCTGGACGGGGACGACGCGGAGTACGTGTCGCTGACCGGGGTCCTGCGGCGCGCCTCGGTGCTCCGCACGGACCGCTACGAGCTGGCCAGGGCGGCCGGCCGGGAGGTCGCCGAGCCCCAGGGCCCGGCCGCGGTCGTGGTGCCGCTGCTGGTCGGCCCGGACGCCGTGCTGACGGACCGGATACGGCAGGCCGTCGCCGACAGCGGCGTGCCGGCGGAGCTGACCGGTGTGCTGGGCCCGCACCCGCTGCTGGCGGAGGCGCTGCACGTGCGGCTCTCCGAAGCGGGGCTGGCGCGTGCCGACCGGGCGCGCCTGTTCACGGTCGCGACGGCGGCCGACGGCATCGTGCTGGCGACGACGGGCGGCACCGAGGCGGTCCAGGCCGCCGGGATCACGGGCATGCTGCTGGCGGCGCGGCTGGCCGTGCCGGTGATGGCGGCGGCGCTGGACGAGGAGGGGTCGGTGGCGGCGGTCGCCGAGCAGCTGCGCGGCTCCGGCTCGACGCAGCTCGCGGTCGCCCCGTACCTGGTCGGACCGGAGCTGTCCGCGGGGATGCTGGACGACGCGGCCCAGGCGGCGGGCTGCCCGGTGGCCGAGCCGCTGGGCGCGTACCCGGCGATCGGCCGGCTGGCGCTGTCGGGGTACATGACGCTGCTGGGGATCTCCCCCCGGGCGCAGCAGGAGGCCCCGGCCCACTGA
- a CDS encoding N-acetylglucosamine kinase — SLRAVLPGALRDALGVRRLALASDAVTAYAGALGRAPGTVVAAGTGLVALGTDLVRWRRADGWGHLLGDCGGGAWIGRAGLEAALRAHDGRRGGSPALLARAEALFGPVGELPGRLYPRPDRAAVLASFAPEVARHAADDPVAADVLARAARHIAEAAAAVHPAGGGAVALTGGLFRIGAPLLAPLRDELARRLPGVRPVPAAGDPLSGALAIAAALAADAPALPREPGLLDTYGD, encoded by the coding sequence ATCGCTGCGGGCCGTGCTGCCCGGTGCGCTGCGCGACGCGCTGGGCGTGCGGCGGCTCGCGCTGGCCTCCGACGCCGTGACCGCCTACGCGGGCGCCCTGGGCCGCGCGCCCGGCACGGTGGTCGCCGCGGGCACCGGGCTCGTCGCGCTCGGCACCGACCTGGTCCGCTGGCGCCGCGCCGACGGCTGGGGGCACCTGCTCGGCGACTGCGGCGGCGGCGCCTGGATCGGCCGGGCCGGGCTGGAGGCGGCGCTGCGCGCCCACGACGGGCGGCGCGGCGGCTCCCCCGCCCTCCTGGCCCGCGCCGAGGCCCTGTTCGGCCCGGTCGGGGAACTGCCCGGGCGGCTGTACCCGCGTCCGGACCGGGCCGCCGTGCTCGCCTCGTTCGCCCCCGAAGTCGCCCGCCACGCGGCGGATGACCCGGTCGCGGCGGACGTCCTTGCGCGCGCCGCGCGGCACATCGCCGAGGCCGCCGCCGCGGTGCACCCGGCGGGGGGCGGTGCCGTGGCCCTGACCGGCGGCCTGTTCCGGATCGGCGCTCCCCTGCTCGCGCCGCTGCGCGACGAGCTGGCGCGCCGGCTCCCCGGGGTGCGGCCGGTCCCCGCGGCCGGGGACCCGCTGTCCGGTGCGCTGGCGATCGCCGCCGCGCTCGCCGCGGACGCGCCGGCGCTGCCCCGCGAACCCGGCCTCCTGGACACCTACGGCGACTGA
- a CDS encoding uracil-DNA glycosylase has protein sequence MAARPLKEIVEPGWAEALAPVAGRVAAMGDFLRAEVAAGRTYLPAGPNVLRAFQQPFDEVKVLIVGQDPYPTPGHAVGLSFSVAPDVRPLPGSLENIFRELHADLGLARPSSGDLTPWTRQGVLLLNRALTTAPRKPGAHRGKGWEEVTEQAIRALAARGKPLVSVLWGRDARNLRPLLGDLPAVESAHPSPMSADRGFFGSRPFSRVNDLLLRQGAEPVDWRLP, from the coding sequence GTGGCAGCGAGACCGTTGAAAGAGATCGTCGAGCCCGGCTGGGCCGAGGCCCTCGCCCCCGTCGCCGGGCGCGTCGCGGCGATGGGGGACTTCCTCCGCGCGGAGGTCGCCGCGGGGCGCACGTACCTTCCCGCCGGGCCGAACGTCCTGAGGGCGTTCCAGCAACCGTTCGACGAGGTGAAGGTCCTGATCGTCGGTCAGGACCCGTACCCGACGCCGGGGCACGCGGTGGGGCTGAGCTTCTCGGTCGCGCCGGACGTGCGGCCGCTGCCGGGCAGCCTGGAGAACATCTTCCGCGAACTCCACGCCGACCTGGGCCTGGCCCGGCCGTCCAGCGGTGACCTGACGCCCTGGACGCGGCAGGGGGTGCTGCTGCTCAACAGGGCCCTGACGACGGCGCCGCGCAAGCCGGGCGCGCACCGCGGCAAGGGCTGGGAAGAGGTCACCGAACAGGCCATCAGGGCGCTGGCGGCGCGCGGCAAACCGCTGGTGTCGGTGTTGTGGGGGCGCGACGCCCGCAACCTGCGGCCGCTCCTGGGCGACCTGCCGGCCGTCGAGTCGGCGCACCCCTCCCCCATGTCGGCGGACCGCGGCTTCTTCGGTTCGCGCCCGTTCAGCCGGGTGAACGACCTGCTGCTGCGTCAGGGGGCGGAGCCGGTCGACTGGCGCCTGCCGTGA
- a CDS encoding WD40/YVTN/BNR-like repeat-containing protein: MTDVLLIVGTRKGLFTARRRGGRWEFDGPRFPSQAVYAVGVDLRRTVPRLLVGADSAHWGPSVFHSDDLGATWAEAKAPVGFPEDTGASLERVWQLHPAGPAAPGVVYAGTEPAALFRSVDEGETFELVRPLWEHPTRSRWQPGGGGEALHTVVTDPRDPDAVTVAVSAAGVFRTRDGGGTWSPSNDGVSAVFLPDPHPRFGQCVHKIAQDAGDPDRLYLQNHWGVYRSDDSGAAWTDIGAGLPSDFGFAAVAHPKHADTAYVFPINADSDRVPAGRRCRVYRTADGGGSWEALSRGLPQEDHHGTVLRDAMCTDGADPAGLYFGNRNGEVFASADDGDTWRQLAAHLPDVLCVRAAVV; the protein is encoded by the coding sequence ATGACCGATGTACTGCTGATCGTGGGTACGCGCAAGGGCCTGTTCACCGCCCGCAGGCGCGGCGGCCGGTGGGAGTTCGACGGCCCCCGCTTCCCCTCGCAGGCGGTGTACGCGGTCGGTGTCGACCTGCGCCGGACCGTGCCCCGGCTGCTGGTCGGCGCGGACAGCGCGCACTGGGGCCCGTCGGTGTTCCACTCCGACGACCTGGGCGCGACCTGGGCGGAGGCGAAGGCGCCCGTGGGGTTCCCCGAGGACACGGGCGCGTCGCTGGAGCGGGTCTGGCAGCTGCATCCGGCGGGTCCGGCCGCCCCCGGGGTGGTGTACGCGGGCACCGAACCGGCGGCGCTCTTCCGGTCGGTCGACGAGGGCGAGACGTTCGAACTGGTCAGGCCGTTGTGGGAGCATCCGACGCGGTCGCGGTGGCAGCCGGGCGGCGGCGGCGAGGCGCTGCACACGGTGGTGACCGATCCGCGCGACCCCGACGCGGTGACGGTCGCGGTGTCGGCGGCCGGGGTCTTTCGCACGCGGGACGGCGGCGGGACCTGGTCGCCGTCGAACGACGGGGTCTCGGCGGTGTTCCTGCCCGACCCGCACCCGCGGTTCGGGCAGTGCGTGCACAAGATCGCGCAGGACGCCGGCGACCCCGACCGGCTCTACCTGCAGAACCACTGGGGCGTCTACCGCAGCGACGACTCGGGGGCTGCGTGGACCGACATCGGAGCCGGGCTGCCGTCGGACTTCGGCTTCGCGGCCGTCGCGCACCCGAAGCACGCGGACACGGCGTACGTCTTCCCCATCAACGCCGACTCCGACCGCGTGCCGGCGGGCCGCCGCTGCCGGGTGTACCGGACGGCCGACGGGGGCGGCAGCTGGGAGGCGCTGTCCCGGGGCCTCCCGCAGGAGGACCACCACGGCACGGTGCTGCGCGACGCGATGTGCACGGACGGCGCCGACCCGGCGGGCCTGTACTTCGGCAACCGCAACGGCGAGGTGTTCGCGAGCGCCGACGACGGCGACACCTGGCGGCAGTTGGCCGCGCACCTGCCGGACGTGCTGTGCGTGCGGGCCGCGGTCGTCTGA
- a CDS encoding TetR/AcrR family transcriptional regulator, which translates to MSPRSASVNAELRRRSRERLLQATVDLVAERGYEATTLADIADRAGSARGLVSYYFPGKRQLLQSAVHRLMHMTLASALEREPRTEDGRELLARAIDAILGLAVDRPLLMRTHMAGILQAEGFVRCPEQQRLAALLREALARYGARDLDADYPLLRALLMGAVFAVLLPGAPMSPARLRAELFQRYGLDWELGSPPEGGRP; encoded by the coding sequence ATGTCCCCGCGGAGCGCATCAGTCAACGCGGAGCTCCGCCGGCGGTCCCGTGAGCGGCTCCTCCAGGCGACGGTCGACCTCGTGGCCGAGCGCGGCTACGAGGCGACGACCCTCGCGGACATCGCCGACCGGGCCGGTTCGGCACGGGGTCTGGTGTCGTACTACTTCCCGGGCAAGCGCCAGCTGCTCCAGTCGGCCGTCCACCGCCTGATGCACATGACGCTGGCCTCGGCCCTGGAGCGCGAGCCGCGCACCGAGGACGGGCGCGAACTGCTGGCGCGGGCGATCGACGCGATCCTCGGCCTGGCGGTGGACCGGCCGCTGCTGATGCGTACGCACATGGCCGGGATCCTCCAGGCGGAGGGGTTCGTGCGCTGCCCGGAACAGCAGCGGCTCGCCGCTCTCCTGCGGGAGGCGCTCGCCCGGTACGGCGCACGCGACCTGGACGCGGACTACCCGCTGCTGCGGGCGCTGCTGATGGGCGCCGTCTTCGCCGTGCTGCTGCCGGGCGCCCCGATGTCCCCGGCCCGGCTGCGGGCGGAGCTGTTCCAGCGGTACGGCCTGGACTGGGAGCTGGGCTCGCCACCGGAGGGCGGACGGCCGTAG
- a CDS encoding phosphatase PAP2 family protein: protein MPLVRAVAVGCGTAALVLLLLVTTAWAPLLAFDRAVAEGLHPLAVRRPALTEGMRVLSDWVWDPLTLRLLLGAVAVALWRAGERGPAALLAVMGLLAAAVQHGAKALVGRERPRWPDPVDSAEFAAFPSGHAMTAAVVCGLLWWAAARTARRALAGPVAAVGTVSAVGVGVTRVYLGVHWPSDVLGGWLLGACLAAAAVLAYERWAAARGRVPSRGAGGADRSRSAAGTATGP, encoded by the coding sequence GTGCCGCTCGTCCGCGCCGTGGCCGTGGGCTGCGGCACGGCGGCCCTGGTCCTGCTACTGCTCGTGACGACCGCCTGGGCGCCGCTGCTCGCCTTCGACCGGGCGGTGGCGGAGGGGCTGCACCCGTTGGCGGTCCGCCGGCCGGCGCTGACGGAGGGCATGCGGGTGCTGTCGGACTGGGTGTGGGACCCGTTGACGCTGCGCCTCCTGCTGGGAGCGGTGGCGGTGGCCCTGTGGCGGGCCGGTGAGCGCGGGCCCGCGGCGCTGCTGGCGGTGATGGGCCTGCTGGCGGCCGCGGTGCAGCACGGGGCGAAGGCGCTGGTGGGCCGGGAGCGGCCGCGGTGGCCGGACCCGGTGGACTCGGCGGAGTTCGCCGCCTTCCCCTCCGGGCACGCCATGACCGCCGCCGTCGTGTGCGGGCTGCTGTGGTGGGCGGCGGCGCGGACGGCCCGGCGGGCCCTGGCCGGGCCGGTGGCGGCGGTGGGGACGGTGTCGGCCGTCGGGGTGGGGGTGACGCGGGTGTACCTGGGGGTGCACTGGCCCTCGGACGTGCTGGGCGGCTGGCTGCTGGGGGCCTGCCTGGCGGCGGCCGCGGTCCTGGCGTACGAGCGGTGGGCGGCGGCGCGGGGGCGCGTTCCGTCCCGGGGCGCCGGAGGCGCCGACCGGAGCCGGTCCGCGGCAGGCACCGCGACCGGGCCGTGA
- a CDS encoding M56 family metallopeptidase produces the protein MWVSLALLALGVLVAAVAPRLLARADWTEREPIVALWVWQCAVAAVLLSFALSMTFSAAASWQAVRGRVFAPAPAAVVEAYALGSLGPWSAALAVLLACGGLWTGAMLTREVRDARAARRRRRAELLVRAPLLPGEETGSGPLVLLEGDRPDAWWLPGARPRLVITTAALRRLKGRQLDAVLAHEQGHARARHDWLLHCAEALASGFPRVPVFAAFRAEMHRLVELAADDSASKRFGRLTTALALVGLNEDRGAFDPCPAHRAEVPRRVTRLLTAEPRLTPGRRLRLTAAAALVPAVPLLVALAPGLNALS, from the coding sequence ATGTGGGTCTCCCTCGCGTTGCTCGCACTCGGCGTCCTGGTCGCCGCCGTGGCCCCGCGCCTGCTCGCGCGGGCCGACTGGACCGAGCGCGAGCCGATCGTCGCCCTGTGGGTGTGGCAGTGCGCGGTGGCGGCGGTGCTGCTGAGCTTCGCGCTGTCGATGACGTTCAGCGCGGCGGCCTCCTGGCAGGCGGTGCGCGGCCGGGTGTTCGCCCCGGCGCCGGCCGCGGTCGTGGAGGCGTACGCCCTGGGGTCGCTCGGCCCCTGGTCGGCGGCGCTCGCGGTGCTGCTGGCGTGCGGCGGGCTGTGGACCGGGGCGATGCTGACCCGCGAGGTGCGCGACGCCCGGGCGGCGCGCCGCCGGCGGCGCGCCGAGCTGCTGGTGCGGGCGCCGCTGCTGCCGGGTGAGGAGACGGGTTCGGGCCCCCTGGTCCTGCTGGAGGGCGACCGGCCCGACGCCTGGTGGCTGCCGGGCGCACGGCCGCGGCTGGTCATCACCACGGCGGCGCTGCGGCGGCTGAAGGGGCGCCAACTGGACGCCGTGCTCGCCCACGAGCAGGGGCACGCGCGGGCCCGGCACGACTGGCTGCTGCACTGCGCGGAGGCGCTGGCGTCGGGGTTCCCGCGCGTCCCGGTGTTCGCGGCGTTCCGCGCCGAGATGCACCGGCTGGTGGAGCTGGCCGCGGACGACTCGGCGTCGAAGCGGTTCGGCCGGCTGACGACCGCGCTGGCGCTGGTCGGGCTGAACGAGGACCGGGGCGCCTTCGATCCGTGCCCGGCGCACCGCGCCGAGGTGCCGCGGCGGGTGACGCGGCTGCTGACCGCCGAACCGCGCCTCACGCCGGGACGGCGGCTGCGGCTGACGGCGGCGGCCGCGCTCGTACCGGCGGTACCGCTGCTGGTGGCACTGGCCCCGGGGCTGAACGCGCTGTCCTGA
- a CDS encoding GNAT family N-acetyltransferase encodes MDTAPLEDARETYRDAVEADVPALVALVESAYRGDASRAGWTTEADILDGRRTDPEGVRAVITAPGSRLLVVERDGDPVACCQLERRGDAAYFGMFAVRPGLQGGGLGRRVLAEAERLAREEWGAREMHMTVISVRDELIAWYERRGYRRTGRMTPFPYGDERFGVPRRDDLEFELLVKELG; translated from the coding sequence ATGGACACCGCACCGCTTGAGGACGCCCGGGAGACCTACCGCGACGCCGTGGAGGCGGACGTCCCCGCGCTCGTCGCCCTCGTCGAGTCCGCCTACCGGGGCGACGCCAGCCGCGCCGGCTGGACCACCGAGGCCGACATCCTCGACGGCCGGCGCACCGACCCCGAGGGCGTGCGCGCGGTCATCACCGCGCCCGGCTCCCGGCTCCTGGTCGTGGAACGGGACGGCGACCCCGTCGCCTGCTGCCAGCTGGAGCGCCGCGGTGACGCCGCGTACTTCGGGATGTTCGCCGTGCGGCCCGGCCTGCAGGGCGGCGGCCTCGGGCGGCGGGTCCTCGCGGAGGCGGAGCGCCTGGCCCGGGAGGAGTGGGGCGCGCGGGAGATGCACATGACGGTGATCTCCGTGCGCGACGAGCTGATCGCCTGGTACGAGCGGCGCGGCTACCGCCGTACGGGACGGATGACGCCGTTCCCGTACGGCGACGAGCGCTTCGGCGTGCCGCGCCGCGACGACCTGGAGTTCGAACTGCTGGTCAAGGAGCTGGGCTGA
- a CDS encoding ATP-dependent Clp protease ATP-binding subunit, whose protein sequence is MSNGFLGPEGFGPDPFSEFLARLFGAAPASPATRRGTRYIDIARMMSEPARRMVDDAATYAAEHGSADLETEHLLRAALDTEPTRDLVVRAGADPDELAAEIDRTAGDGPPQARIAVTPAVKRALLDAHDLARNIGASYIGPEHVLAALAANPDSAAGRILRAARFDPGSVPGPPSRPPAPLGGSSAKWENTAPDQRPAPQHGTPTLDKYGRDLTDVARAGRIDPVIGREAEIEQTVEVLSRRGKNNPVLIGDAGVGKTAIVEGLAQRIADGEVPDTLLGRRLVSLDMTGLVAGTRYRGDFEERMNAVIEEVRAHSGELLLFIDELHTVVGAGGGGGSEGGNMDAGNILKPALARGELHVIGATTLEEYRRHVEKDAALARRFQPILVPEPSPEDALEILRGLRDRYEAHHQVRYTDDALHASVELSNRYLTERFLPDKAIDLIDQAGARVRLRSRTQDADVRALEREVEQLLRDKDQAVAAEQYERATELRDRVQELQDRIKAGRGEPLMRDDRVLEVTAEDIAEVVSRQTGVPVSRLTQEEKERLLGLEQHLRQRVVGQDEAVSVVSEAVLRSRAGLADPRRPIGSFLFLGPTGVGKTELARALSDALFGSEERMVRLDMSEFQERHTVSRLVGAPPGYVGHEEAGQLTEAVRRHPYSLLLLDEVEKAHPDVFNILLQVLDDGRLTDAQGRTVDFKNTVVVMTSNLGSEVIGTGRGVLGFGADAADDEEAARDRVLRPLREHFRPEFLNRIDEVVVFRRLAQAHLRQITDLLLEDTRRRMRAQHVSVDFGPEAVDWLARRGHEPEYGARPLRRTIQREVDNRLSRLLLDGRLAAGGRVRVDAEDGRLVFRTEPAPPAGGQVSPAP, encoded by the coding sequence ATGAGCAATGGATTCCTCGGACCCGAGGGCTTCGGCCCCGACCCGTTCAGCGAGTTCCTGGCCCGCCTGTTCGGGGCCGCCCCGGCCTCCCCGGCGACCCGGCGCGGCACCCGGTACATCGACATCGCGCGGATGATGAGCGAACCCGCCCGCCGCATGGTGGACGACGCCGCCACGTACGCGGCCGAGCACGGCAGCGCGGACCTGGAGACCGAGCACCTGCTGCGCGCCGCGCTCGACACCGAGCCGACGCGCGACCTGGTGGTGCGGGCCGGAGCCGACCCCGACGAACTGGCCGCGGAGATCGACCGCACGGCCGGCGACGGCCCGCCGCAGGCCCGGATCGCCGTCACGCCCGCCGTCAAGCGCGCCCTGCTCGACGCCCACGACCTGGCCCGGAACATCGGCGCCTCCTACATCGGGCCCGAGCACGTCCTCGCCGCGCTGGCCGCCAACCCGGACTCGGCGGCCGGCCGCATCCTGCGCGCCGCCCGCTTCGACCCCGGTTCGGTGCCCGGGCCGCCCTCCCGTCCGCCCGCCCCGCTCGGCGGGTCGTCCGCCAAGTGGGAGAACACCGCGCCCGACCAGCGCCCGGCGCCGCAGCACGGCACCCCGACCCTGGACAAGTACGGGCGCGACCTCACCGACGTCGCCCGCGCCGGCCGCATCGACCCGGTCATCGGCCGGGAGGCGGAGATAGAGCAGACCGTCGAGGTGCTGTCGCGCCGCGGCAAGAACAACCCCGTCCTCATCGGCGACGCCGGCGTCGGCAAGACCGCCATCGTCGAGGGCCTCGCCCAGCGCATCGCCGACGGCGAGGTGCCCGACACGCTCCTCGGCCGCCGCCTGGTCTCCCTCGACATGACGGGCCTCGTCGCCGGCACCCGGTACCGCGGCGACTTCGAGGAGCGGATGAACGCCGTCATCGAGGAGGTGCGGGCCCACTCCGGCGAGCTCCTCCTGTTCATCGACGAACTCCACACGGTCGTCGGCGCGGGCGGCGGTGGCGGCTCGGAGGGCGGCAACATGGACGCAGGCAACATCCTCAAGCCCGCGCTCGCCCGCGGCGAACTGCACGTCATCGGCGCGACCACGCTGGAGGAGTACCGCCGCCACGTCGAGAAGGACGCCGCCCTCGCCCGGCGCTTCCAGCCGATCCTCGTCCCCGAGCCGAGCCCCGAGGACGCCCTGGAGATCCTGCGCGGCCTGCGCGACCGGTACGAGGCGCACCACCAGGTCCGCTACACCGACGACGCGCTGCACGCCTCCGTCGAGCTGTCGAACCGCTACCTCACCGAGCGGTTCCTGCCCGACAAGGCCATCGACCTGATCGACCAGGCCGGCGCGCGGGTCCGGCTCCGCTCCCGCACGCAGGACGCCGACGTGCGGGCCCTGGAGCGGGAGGTCGAGCAGCTGCTCCGGGACAAGGACCAGGCCGTCGCCGCCGAGCAGTACGAGCGGGCGACCGAGCTGCGCGACCGCGTGCAGGAGCTGCAGGACCGCATCAAGGCGGGCCGGGGCGAACCGCTGATGCGGGACGACCGCGTGCTGGAGGTGACCGCCGAGGACATCGCGGAGGTCGTCAGCCGGCAGACCGGCGTCCCCGTCAGCCGGCTCACCCAGGAGGAGAAGGAGCGCCTGCTCGGCCTGGAGCAGCACCTGCGGCAGCGGGTCGTCGGCCAGGACGAGGCGGTGTCGGTGGTCTCCGAGGCGGTGCTGCGCTCGCGGGCGGGCCTCGCCGACCCGCGCCGCCCGATCGGCAGCTTCCTGTTCCTCGGCCCGACCGGCGTCGGCAAGACCGAGCTGGCCCGCGCGCTCTCCGACGCGCTGTTCGGGAGCGAGGAGCGCATGGTCCGGCTCGACATGAGCGAGTTCCAGGAGCGGCACACCGTCAGCCGGCTGGTGGGCGCCCCGCCCGGGTACGTCGGCCACGAGGAGGCCGGGCAGCTGACGGAGGCGGTGCGCCGCCACCCGTACTCGCTGCTCCTGCTCGACGAGGTGGAGAAGGCGCACCCGGACGTGTTCAACATCCTGCTCCAGGTGCTCGACGACGGGCGGCTGACCGACGCGCAGGGCCGCACCGTCGACTTCAAGAACACCGTCGTCGTGATGACCAGCAACCTCGGCTCGGAGGTCATCGGCACCGGGCGCGGCGTGCTCGGCTTCGGGGCGGACGCCGCGGACGACGAGGAGGCGGCCCGCGACCGGGTGCTGCGGCCGCTGCGCGAGCACTTCCGGCCCGAGTTCCTCAACCGCATCGACGAGGTCGTCGTCTTCCGCAGGCTCGCGCAGGCGCACCTGCGGCAGATCACCGACCTGCTGCTGGAGGACACCCGCCGCCGGATGCGGGCCCAGCACGTCTCCGTGGACTTCGGCCCGGAGGCGGTGGACTGGCTGGCCCGCCGGGGCCACGAGCCCGAGTACGGCGCCCGGCCGCTGCGCCGCACCATCCAGCGCGAGGTGGACAACCGGCTGTCGCGGCTGCTGCTCGACGGGCGGCTCGCCGCGGGCGGCCGGGTCCGCGTGGACGCGGAGGACGGCCGGCTGGTGTTCCGTACGGAGCCGGCGCCCCCGGCGGGCGGTCAGGTCAGCCCAGCTCCTTGA